The following proteins are co-located in the Streptomyces sp. DT2A-34 genome:
- a CDS encoding PIG-L deacetylase family protein, with amino-acid sequence MIRLGAGRVDRIVAVGAHCDDIAIGAGGTLLTLCRARPGIRVDALVLSGGGSEREQEEQAALAAFCPDADLRLTVHKLPDGRQPVHWDEAKAAVEELRAQTDPDLILAPRTDDAHQDHRGLAQLIPTAFRDHLVLGYEIVKWDGDLGRMAAYQPLSPEIAEQKVRLLQEHYPSQRHRPWYDREAFLGLARIRGIECHERYAEAFAVTKLTLDLGE; translated from the coding sequence GTGATCCGGCTCGGGGCCGGGCGCGTGGACCGGATCGTCGCGGTGGGCGCGCACTGCGACGACATCGCCATCGGCGCCGGCGGCACGCTGCTGACGCTGTGCCGTGCGCGGCCGGGTATCCGGGTCGACGCGCTGGTGCTCTCCGGCGGTGGCAGCGAGCGGGAGCAGGAGGAGCAGGCCGCGCTCGCCGCCTTCTGCCCGGACGCCGACCTGCGGCTGACCGTGCACAAGCTGCCGGACGGCCGGCAGCCCGTGCACTGGGACGAGGCCAAGGCCGCGGTCGAGGAACTGCGCGCGCAGACCGACCCGGATCTGATCCTGGCCCCGCGCACCGACGACGCGCACCAGGACCACCGCGGCCTGGCGCAGTTGATACCCACCGCATTCCGCGACCACCTGGTCCTCGGCTACGAGATCGTCAAGTGGGACGGCGATCTCGGCCGGATGGCGGCGTACCAACCGCTGTCGCCGGAGATCGCCGAACAGAAGGTACGGCTGCTGCAGGAGCACTACCCCTCGCAGCGACACCGGCCCTGGTACGACCGCGAGGCCTTCCTCGGCCTGGCCCGGATCCGCGGCATCGAATGCCACGAGCGCTACGCCGAGGCGTTCGCCGTCACCAAACTCACGCTCGACCTGGGGGAATGA
- a CDS encoding NAD(P)-dependent oxidoreductase encodes MRVLLTGHQGYLGTVMAPVLAAAGHEVVGLDAGLFADCVLGPTPADPRGHRVDLRDVTAEHVAGVDAVIHLAALSNDPLGSLAPELTYDINHHASVRLARLARDAGVRRFLYASTCSVYGAAGGDDLVGEDAPLRPVTPYAESKVRVEDDLHALADGDFTPVFMRNATAFGYSPRLRADIVLNNLVGHALLSGEVLVLSDGTPWRPLVHAADIARAFTAALTAPREAVHDRAFNIGSEINNVTVAEIAEQVAEAVSGSKVVITGETGADPRSYRVDFSRFRAAVPGFDCEWTVKQGALELADAYRKHGLTREDFDRRFTRLAVLRAASGAGAVDDTLRWRG; translated from the coding sequence TTGCGCGTACTACTGACCGGACACCAGGGCTACCTGGGCACCGTCATGGCCCCTGTCCTTGCCGCCGCCGGGCATGAGGTCGTCGGCCTCGACGCCGGCCTGTTCGCCGACTGCGTGCTGGGCCCGACGCCCGCGGACCCGCGGGGGCACCGGGTGGACCTGCGTGACGTCACGGCCGAACACGTCGCCGGGGTCGACGCCGTGATCCACCTCGCCGCGCTCTCCAACGACCCCCTGGGATCGCTGGCGCCCGAGCTCACCTACGACATCAACCACCACGCGTCCGTACGGCTGGCCCGGCTGGCCCGCGACGCCGGAGTACGGCGCTTCCTGTACGCGTCGACCTGCTCGGTCTACGGCGCCGCCGGCGGCGACGACCTGGTGGGCGAGGACGCCCCGCTGCGCCCGGTGACGCCGTACGCGGAGTCCAAGGTGCGAGTGGAGGACGACCTGCACGCCCTGGCCGACGGCGACTTCACCCCGGTGTTCATGCGCAACGCCACCGCCTTCGGCTACTCGCCCCGACTGCGCGCCGACATCGTGCTGAACAACCTGGTGGGCCACGCGCTCCTGTCCGGCGAGGTGCTGGTGCTCTCCGACGGCACCCCTTGGCGCCCGCTGGTGCACGCCGCCGACATCGCACGGGCCTTCACGGCCGCGCTGACCGCGCCGCGGGAAGCGGTGCACGACCGGGCGTTCAACATCGGCAGCGAGATCAACAACGTCACGGTCGCCGAGATCGCCGAGCAGGTCGCCGAGGCGGTCTCCGGCTCCAAGGTGGTGATCACCGGCGAGACCGGGGCCGATCCGCGGTCGTACCGGGTGGACTTCTCCCGGTTCCGCGCCGCGGTGCCCGGCTTCGACTGCGAGTGGACGGTGAAGCAGGGCGCGCTCGAACTCGCCGACGCCTACCGGAAACACGGGCTGACCCGGGAGGACTTCGACCGACGCTTCACCCGCCTTGCCGTGCTGCGCGCGGCGTCCGGCGCCGGTGCCGTGGACGACACCCTGCGGTGGCGCGGATGA
- a CDS encoding DUF4910 domain-containing protein, translating into MTSAGDEMYALVERLYPLCRSITGDGVRATLDIVGEYVPLQVHEVPTGTQVLDWTVPQEWNIRDAYIADGAGHRVVDFAASSLHVLGYSVPVSATMPLSELREHLHTLPEHPNWVPYRTSYYKPEWGFCLAQETLDALPDGEYEVRIDSTLADGHLTYAEHVVPGQVPDEVIVSCHVCHPSLANDNLAGIAVATFLARALAQQTPYYTYRFLFAPGTIGAITWLARNKERVERVKHGLVLACAGDPGQLTYKRSRRGDAEIDRVMRHVLAASERPHHVTEFTPYGYDERQFCSPGFDLGVGSLTRTPYAGYPEYHTSADNLDFVSPGAMADTLAVCREAFAVLDRNRRYLNLSPYGEPQLGRRGLYDALGGRSDTKQAQMAMLWVLNLSDGEHGLLDVAERSGLPFDTVATAADALHGAGLIKA; encoded by the coding sequence ATGACCTCGGCCGGCGACGAGATGTACGCGCTGGTGGAGCGGCTGTACCCGCTGTGCCGCAGCATCACCGGCGACGGTGTGCGCGCCACCCTGGACATCGTCGGCGAGTACGTCCCGCTGCAGGTGCACGAGGTGCCGACCGGGACGCAGGTGCTCGACTGGACGGTGCCGCAGGAGTGGAACATCCGGGACGCGTACATCGCCGACGGCGCCGGCCACCGGGTCGTGGACTTCGCCGCGTCCAGCCTGCACGTGCTCGGCTACAGCGTGCCGGTGTCGGCGACCATGCCGCTGTCCGAGCTGCGTGAACACCTGCACACCCTGCCGGAGCACCCGAACTGGGTGCCGTACCGCACCAGTTACTACAAGCCGGAATGGGGCTTCTGCCTGGCCCAGGAGACCCTGGACGCGCTGCCGGACGGCGAGTACGAGGTGCGCATCGACTCCACACTCGCCGACGGCCACCTCACCTACGCCGAGCACGTGGTCCCCGGTCAGGTCCCCGACGAGGTGATCGTCTCCTGCCACGTCTGCCACCCGTCGCTGGCCAACGACAACCTGGCCGGCATCGCGGTGGCGACGTTCCTGGCCCGGGCGCTGGCACAGCAGACGCCGTACTACACCTACCGGTTCCTGTTCGCGCCCGGCACCATCGGGGCGATCACCTGGCTGGCCCGCAACAAGGAGCGGGTGGAACGGGTCAAGCACGGGCTCGTGCTGGCCTGTGCCGGCGACCCGGGCCAACTGACGTACAAGCGGAGCAGGCGCGGCGACGCGGAGATCGACCGGGTGATGCGGCATGTGCTGGCCGCCTCCGAACGCCCGCACCACGTCACCGAGTTCACTCCGTACGGCTACGACGAGCGGCAGTTCTGCTCCCCCGGCTTCGATCTCGGCGTGGGCTCGCTCACCCGGACCCCGTACGCCGGCTACCCCGAGTACCACACCTCGGCGGACAACCTGGACTTCGTCTCCCCGGGGGCGATGGCGGACACCCTCGCCGTCTGCCGCGAGGCGTTCGCCGTCCTCGACCGCAACCGGCGGTACCTCAACCTCAGCCCCTACGGCGAACCACAGCTGGGCCGACGCGGGTTGTACGACGCGCTCGGCGGCCGCAGCGACACCAAGCAGGCCCAGATGGCCATGCTCTGGGTGCTCAACCTCTCCGACGGCGAGCACGGTCTGCTGGACGTCGCCGAGCGGTCCGGGCTGCCGTTCGACACCGTCGCCACCGCGGCCGACGCCCTGCACGGCGCCGGGCTGATCAAGGCATGA
- a CDS encoding glycosyltransferase family 2 protein translates to MTDRPRLSIGLPVYNGEEYLAEALDALLGQTYEDFELVISDNASTDGTQDICRAYAARDSRIRYIRLTRNIGAAPNHNHVFTECRGELFKWASHDDLYARDLLRLCVQALDERPDVILAHSGQAVIDGDGQVKVPYEYGLATDSPHAPERFRSLLFEPGGDDFYGVMRADVLRRVKPHDSYHHADRTFVAEITLHGPFHQVPELLYFRRDHPTRAERANPSKRSRCVNLDPRRAGPLHPTPRLLAEYVWGFASAIRRAPLSPADRRACYRHLTAWMTSRVRPGAGERVEDRAPVDPGRLTVSVDALVAGREAREAREGRQA, encoded by the coding sequence ATGACCGACCGACCCAGGCTGAGCATCGGCCTGCCCGTGTACAACGGCGAGGAGTACCTGGCCGAGGCGCTCGACGCCCTGCTCGGCCAGACCTACGAGGACTTCGAGCTGGTCATCTCCGACAACGCCTCGACCGACGGGACCCAGGACATCTGCCGCGCGTACGCGGCGCGGGACTCGCGTATCCGGTACATCCGGCTGACCCGGAACATCGGCGCCGCGCCGAACCACAACCACGTGTTCACCGAGTGCCGCGGCGAACTGTTCAAGTGGGCCTCGCACGACGACCTTTACGCCCGCGACCTGCTGCGGCTCTGCGTTCAGGCGCTGGACGAGCGGCCGGACGTGATCCTCGCGCACTCCGGCCAGGCCGTCATCGACGGCGACGGCCAGGTGAAGGTCCCGTACGAGTACGGGCTCGCCACCGACTCGCCGCACGCGCCGGAGCGCTTCCGCAGCCTGCTGTTCGAGCCCGGCGGCGACGACTTCTACGGGGTGATGCGGGCCGACGTGCTGCGCCGGGTGAAGCCGCACGACAGCTACCACCACGCGGACCGCACGTTCGTCGCCGAGATCACCCTGCACGGGCCCTTCCACCAGGTGCCGGAGCTGCTGTACTTCCGCCGCGACCATCCCACCCGCGCCGAGCGGGCGAACCCTTCCAAGCGCTCCCGGTGCGTCAACCTGGACCCGCGCCGGGCCGGACCGCTGCACCCGACGCCCCGGCTGCTCGCCGAGTACGTCTGGGGCTTCGCCTCGGCGATCCGGCGGGCGCCGTTGTCGCCGGCCGACCGGCGAGCGTGCTACCGCCACCTGACCGCATGGATGACCAGCCGGGTCCGGCCGGGCGCCGGCGAGCGGGTCGAGGACCGCGCCCCGGTCGACCCGGGCCGGCTCACTGTCTCCGTCGACGCCCTCGTCGCCGGCCGTGAAGCTCGTGAAGCTCGTGAAGGGAGGCAGGCATGA
- a CDS encoding polysaccharide pyruvyl transferase family protein, which produces MTSADETPVRVGVFGLLGSGNLGNDGSLEAVLGYLRAEHPEAVVDALCGGPEAVAARYGIPATRLHWYRGEYRTASRAGAIAAKGLGKLVDVFRTAAWVRRHDVVIVPGMGVLEATLPLRPWGLPYSLFLLCASGRLLRTRVALVGVGAAPIGNRPTQSLVRWSARLASYRSYRDTQSRDAMRAMGVDTARDEVYPDLAFALPTPPAGTPSGTVCVGVMDFHGGNDDRARGEEIHRRYLDGTTAFVRALIADGRQVRLLTGDACDAPVVTAILDAVDSPLVTAAETASLADLMKETAAADTVVATRYHNLICALKVGTPTLALSYAEKSDALMDRMGLAAYCHPAREVDADRLLDQFRALEKRSAELRQTLAERNLVAARQLEDQFTELTAALFPTADHAHAQAHARTRQETP; this is translated from the coding sequence ATGACGTCCGCGGACGAAACCCCGGTCCGCGTCGGGGTGTTCGGCCTGCTCGGCTCCGGCAACCTCGGCAACGACGGGTCCCTCGAAGCCGTGCTCGGGTACCTCCGCGCCGAGCACCCGGAGGCGGTCGTGGACGCGCTCTGCGGCGGACCCGAGGCCGTCGCGGCCCGGTACGGGATCCCCGCGACGCGGCTGCACTGGTACCGCGGGGAGTACCGGACCGCGTCGCGTGCGGGCGCGATCGCGGCGAAGGGGCTCGGCAAACTCGTCGACGTCTTCCGCACCGCCGCCTGGGTGCGTCGGCACGACGTGGTGATCGTGCCGGGCATGGGCGTCCTGGAGGCCACGCTGCCGCTGCGGCCGTGGGGCTTGCCGTACTCGCTGTTCCTGCTCTGCGCGAGCGGCCGGCTGCTGCGCACCCGGGTCGCGCTGGTCGGCGTCGGCGCCGCCCCGATCGGCAACCGGCCGACCCAGTCCCTGGTGCGCTGGTCGGCACGCCTTGCCTCGTACCGCTCGTACCGGGATACCCAGTCCCGCGACGCGATGCGGGCGATGGGCGTGGACACCGCGCGCGACGAGGTCTACCCGGACCTCGCGTTCGCCCTGCCGACGCCACCGGCGGGCACGCCCTCGGGCACGGTGTGCGTCGGCGTCATGGACTTCCACGGCGGCAACGACGACCGCGCCCGGGGCGAGGAGATCCACCGGCGCTACCTCGACGGGACAACCGCATTCGTTCGCGCGCTGATCGCGGACGGCAGGCAGGTCCGGCTGCTCACCGGCGACGCCTGCGACGCGCCGGTGGTCACCGCGATCCTCGACGCGGTGGACTCGCCGCTGGTCACCGCCGCCGAGACGGCCTCCCTCGCCGACCTGATGAAGGAGACGGCGGCCGCCGACACCGTGGTGGCGACCCGCTACCACAACCTGATCTGCGCGCTGAAGGTCGGCACACCGACCCTCGCCCTCAGCTACGCGGAGAAGAGCGACGCGCTCATGGACCGGATGGGTCTTGCCGCGTACTGCCACCCGGCGCGCGAGGTCGACGCCGACCGGTTGCTCGACCAGTTCCGGGCGCTGGAGAAGCGGTCGGCCGAGCTGCGGCAGACCCTCGCCGAGCGAAACCTGGTAGCCGCCCGGCAACTCGAGGACCAGTTCACCGAGTTGACGGCGGCCCTGTTCCCGACGGCCGATCACGCCCACGCCCAAGCCCACGCCCGCACTCGGCAGGAGACTCCGTGA
- the rfbC gene encoding dTDP-4-dehydrorhamnose 3,5-epimerase, whose protein sequence is MKAIEVPEIAGAYLFEPTPYADERGFFCRTFDADVVRSVGLDPHAFVQDSLSRSARGVLRGLHLRAGAGEAKLVRCSYGRIFDVVVDLRPDSPTYRNRAFFELSDETQTTLYIPAGCAHGFQAMTETADTSYRIDRPHDPAEDVTIAFDDPELAIPWPLPVTSMSQRDREAPSLAEVLKQREK, encoded by the coding sequence GTGAAAGCCATCGAAGTCCCGGAGATCGCGGGCGCGTACCTCTTCGAACCGACGCCGTACGCCGACGAGCGCGGCTTCTTCTGCCGCACCTTCGACGCCGACGTAGTCCGCTCGGTGGGCCTCGACCCGCACGCCTTCGTCCAGGACAGCCTGTCCCGCTCTGCCCGGGGCGTGCTGCGCGGCCTGCACCTGCGCGCGGGCGCCGGCGAGGCCAAGCTGGTGCGATGCTCGTACGGGAGGATCTTCGACGTCGTCGTGGACCTGCGGCCGGACTCGCCGACATACCGCAACCGGGCCTTCTTCGAGCTGTCCGACGAGACGCAGACGACCCTGTACATCCCGGCGGGATGCGCCCACGGCTTCCAGGCGATGACCGAGACCGCCGACACCTCGTACCGGATCGACCGCCCGCACGATCCGGCCGAGGACGTGACGATCGCCTTCGACGACCCGGAGCTCGCGATCCCCTGGCCGCTGCCGGTCACCTCGATGTCCCAGCGGGACCGGGAGGCGCCGAGCCTCGCCGAGGTCCTGAAGCAAAGAGAGAAGTGA
- a CDS encoding glutamate-1-semialdehyde 2,1-aminomutase, translated as MDTERTEETEEFLLPRSRAANERLHALIPGGAHTYAKGDDQYPENLAPVISHGRGAHVWDIDGNRYVEYGSGLRSVSLGHAHPRVIEAVRRELDRGSNFVRPSIVEVEAAERFLATVPTAEMVKFAKNGSDATTAAVRLARAATGRPRVALCADHPFFSVDDWFIGTTPMSAGIPAATNDLTVSFPYGDLAATEELLTRYQDEVACLILEPATHTEPPPGYLAGLRELADRHGCVLIFDEMITGFRWSEAGAQGLYGVVPDLSTFGKALGNGFAVSALAGRRELMERGGLRHSGDRVFLLSTTHGAETHSLAAATAVQATYVEEGITARLHALGERLAAGVREAAAGMGVGDHIVVRGRASNLVFATLDENRQPSQQYRTLFLRRLLAGGVLAPSFVVSSALSDADIDHTVDVVAQACAVYRKALDAADPTPWLGGRPVKPVFRRLA; from the coding sequence GTGGACACCGAACGCACCGAAGAGACCGAGGAGTTCCTCCTGCCCCGGTCGCGGGCGGCGAACGAGCGGCTGCACGCCCTGATCCCCGGGGGCGCGCACACCTACGCCAAGGGCGACGACCAGTACCCCGAGAACCTGGCCCCGGTCATCAGCCACGGCCGCGGTGCCCACGTGTGGGACATCGACGGCAACCGGTACGTCGAGTACGGCTCCGGCCTGCGGTCGGTCAGCCTCGGCCACGCGCACCCGCGCGTGATCGAGGCGGTGCGGCGGGAACTCGACCGCGGCAGCAACTTCGTCCGCCCGTCCATCGTGGAGGTCGAGGCCGCGGAACGCTTCCTGGCCACGGTGCCGACCGCCGAGATGGTGAAGTTCGCGAAGAACGGCTCCGACGCCACCACCGCCGCGGTACGCCTCGCCCGCGCCGCCACCGGGCGCCCGCGGGTGGCCCTCTGCGCCGACCATCCGTTCTTCTCCGTCGACGACTGGTTCATCGGCACCACACCGATGTCCGCCGGCATTCCGGCGGCGACCAACGACCTCACCGTGTCCTTCCCTTACGGGGACCTGGCCGCCACCGAGGAGCTGCTCACCCGGTACCAGGACGAGGTCGCCTGCCTGATCCTCGAACCCGCCACCCACACCGAGCCGCCGCCCGGATACCTCGCCGGTCTGCGCGAGCTGGCCGACCGGCACGGCTGCGTACTGATCTTCGACGAGATGATCACCGGCTTCCGCTGGTCCGAGGCGGGCGCCCAGGGCCTGTACGGCGTCGTCCCCGACCTGTCCACGTTCGGCAAGGCGTTGGGCAACGGGTTCGCCGTCTCCGCGCTGGCCGGGCGCCGCGAGCTGATGGAGAGGGGCGGGCTGCGTCACTCCGGCGACCGGGTGTTCCTGCTGTCCACCACGCACGGTGCGGAAACGCACTCCCTGGCCGCCGCGACGGCCGTGCAGGCCACCTACGTCGAGGAGGGCATCACCGCACGGCTGCACGCCCTCGGCGAGCGGTTGGCCGCCGGTGTCCGCGAGGCCGCGGCCGGCATGGGCGTCGGTGACCACATCGTCGTCCGGGGCCGGGCCAGCAACCTGGTCTTCGCCACCCTCGACGAGAACCGGCAGCCGTCGCAGCAGTACCGCACCCTCTTCCTGCGCCGGCTCCTCGCGGGCGGGGTGCTGGCCCCGTCGTTCGTGGTGAGCAGCGCGCTCAGTGACGCCGACATCGACCACACCGTCGACGTGGTGGCCCAGGCATGTGCGGTGTACCGGAAGGCACTGGACGCCGCCGATCCCACTCCCTGGCTGGGCGGGCGACCGGTGAAGCCCGTGTTCCGCCGCTTGGCGTGA
- a CDS encoding phosphatase PAP2 family protein: MTGRPAPAVLPPSLRAGLGLIAALAALVVVVLGVLHAGHSEPGRVDRWIIQPTADSVRPPWRYVALATDFLGEPVGAATLVVATVTGCLLRRRPCEAVLVVAGPGLTVGTTTLLKPLVGRTIHGDGNLSYPSGHTAFLTALALVVALLASGRFRLGRTAATSLVLAAALVAGAAMGWAQVALGAHYPTDVIGGWCTALAVIPATAWLVDRMADRLVDRRADAGRRERR; this comes from the coding sequence GTGACCGGCCGGCCGGCGCCCGCGGTGCTGCCCCCATCGCTGCGGGCGGGGCTCGGGCTGATCGCGGCCCTCGCCGCGCTGGTGGTCGTCGTGCTCGGGGTCTTGCACGCCGGCCACAGCGAGCCCGGCAGGGTGGACAGGTGGATCATCCAGCCGACGGCGGACAGTGTGCGGCCGCCGTGGCGGTACGTCGCTCTGGCCACGGACTTCTTGGGGGAGCCCGTGGGAGCGGCGACGCTGGTCGTGGCCACCGTGACGGGTTGCCTGCTGCGTCGGCGTCCGTGCGAGGCGGTGCTCGTCGTTGCCGGTCCCGGCCTGACCGTGGGGACGACGACGCTGCTCAAGCCCCTGGTGGGACGCACCATCCACGGCGACGGCAACCTGTCCTATCCGAGCGGGCACACCGCCTTCCTCACCGCGCTCGCCCTCGTGGTGGCGCTGCTCGCGAGCGGACGGTTTCGCCTCGGCAGGACGGCCGCCACGTCACTCGTGCTCGCCGCGGCGCTGGTGGCCGGTGCCGCCATGGGCTGGGCGCAGGTCGCCCTGGGCGCGCACTACCCGACCGACGTCATCGGCGGCTGGTGCACCGCCCTGGCGGTGATTCCGGCGACCGCGTGGCTGGTCGACCGGATGGCCGACCGGCTGGTTGATCGGAGGGCCGACGCCGGTCGGCGGGAGCGTCGCTGA